In a single window of the Zea mays cultivar B73 chromosome 5, Zm-B73-REFERENCE-NAM-5.0, whole genome shotgun sequence genome:
- the LOC100216857 gene encoding ASC1-like protein 2, with product MAFSPPLIDWEAESYPAYPDFAAIPLFVVFFLVVRFFLDRFVFEWLARKLIFKEEDEKKLGPTTYAGKRKIRKFKESAWKCMYFLSGELLALSVTYNEPWFTTTRNFWVGPGDQIWPDQKIKLKLKTVYMYVAGFYTYSIFALLFWEIRRSDFGISMTHHVATVCLIALSYIFRFARVGSVVLAIHDATDVFLELGKISKYSGHELFADVSFLVFVSSWVLLRLIYYPFWILWSTSYEVVLTLDKEKHKVDGPIYYYVFNSLLFSLLVLHIYWWVLMYRMLVKQIQSRGHVGDDIRSDSEGEEEHED from the exons ATGGCCTTCTCACCCCCGCTGATCGACTGGGAGGCGGAGAGCTACCCTGCCTACCCAGATTTCGCGGCCATTCCCCTTttcgtcgtcttcttcctcgtcgtCCGTTTCTTCCTCGACCGCTTCGTATTCGAG TGGTTAGCCAGGAAGCTGATTTTCAAGGAGGAGGATGAGAAGAAGCTTGGCCCTACTACATATGCAGGCAAGAGAAAGATCAGGAAATTTAAAGAATCAGCTTGGAAATGCATGTATTTTCTTTCTGGGGAGCTATTGGCATTGTCTGTGACGTACAACGAGCCATGGTTCACAACCACAAGAAATTTCTGGGTTGGACCAGGCGATCAGATCTGGCCAGATCAAAAAATTAA ATTGAAACTCAAGACAGTCTATATGTATGTTGCTGGCTTTTACACATACTCGATATTTGCCCTTTTGTTTTGGGAAATAAGGCGCTCAGACTTCGGTATTTCAATGACTCATCATGTAGCAACCGTCTGTCTGATAGCACTGTCTTACATATTCAG ATTTGCTCGGGTGGGTTCAGTTGTCCTTGCCATTCATGATGCTACTGATGTGTTCCTGGAGCTTGGAAAAATTTCCAAGTATAGTGGCCATGAGTTGTTTGCAGATGTTTCATTTCTTGTTTTCGTCAGTTCTTGGGTACTCCTCCGCCTTATATATTATCCGTTCTGGATTCTCTGGAGCACGAG CTATGAAGTTGTTCTGACTCTAGACAAGGAAAAGCATAAAGTTGACGGGCCAATATACTACTATGTATTCAACagtcttctcttctctctacTTGTTCTACACATATATTGGTGGGTTTTAATGTATCGGATGCTTGTGAAGCAAATACAGTCTAGAGGGCACGTTGGCGATGATATACGATCTG ATTCTGAAGGTGAAGAGGAACATGAGGATTGA